The following proteins come from a genomic window of Chryseobacterium glaciei:
- a CDS encoding HD domain-containing protein, producing the protein MQNKLKIINDPVHGFIKIPHEILFDIIEHPYFQRLRRISQTGLLTLIFPGATHTRFHHALGAMHLMFTALETLKQKGVKISDEEEKGAMLAILMHDIGHGPFSHALESMLMDDWHHENLSLLLMNRLNVEFDGRLNVAIEMFQGKYHRKFFNQLISSQLDVDRLDYLKRDSFFTGVSEGNINTQRIISMMNVCEEGELVIDAKGIYSIENFLTARMFMYWQVYYHKTSALAEFLLVKILERAKYLVSQGIDLPATENLKYFLYRGKSSATDEDVERFTQMDDNDVIQAMKSWQNSDDIILSYWCKCVIQRNLPKTIISSHPFDPKFIEEKIKNTNEFFGIDNGEDLVHEIKRKLLPYDTEKQPIYLLQKSGVKLRLDESEDQLLSGLIVNKTTRYILTFPRDMSN; encoded by the coding sequence ATGCAGAATAAGCTTAAAATCATCAATGATCCTGTTCATGGATTTATCAAAATTCCTCACGAAATTTTATTCGACATCATCGAACATCCATACTTTCAAAGGCTGAGAAGAATTTCCCAGACTGGACTTTTAACTTTAATTTTTCCGGGTGCTACACATACGAGATTTCATCATGCTTTGGGTGCGATGCACTTGATGTTTACGGCTTTGGAAACTTTAAAGCAGAAAGGAGTTAAAATTTCGGATGAAGAGGAAAAAGGAGCAATGTTGGCGATTTTAATGCATGATATTGGTCATGGACCATTTTCTCACGCGTTGGAAAGCATGTTAATGGATGATTGGCATCACGAAAATCTTTCATTATTATTAATGAATCGATTAAATGTTGAATTTGATGGTCGACTTAATGTTGCTATAGAAATGTTCCAAGGGAAATATCATAGAAAATTTTTCAATCAGCTTATTTCTTCTCAATTAGATGTTGACAGACTGGATTATTTGAAGAGAGACAGCTTTTTTACAGGAGTTTCAGAAGGAAATATCAATACACAAAGGATTATTTCAATGATGAACGTTTGCGAAGAGGGCGAATTGGTGATTGATGCGAAAGGAATTTATTCAATTGAAAATTTTCTTACAGCAAGAATGTTTATGTATTGGCAGGTATATTACCATAAAACTTCAGCTTTGGCGGAGTTTCTTTTGGTTAAAATCTTAGAAAGAGCAAAATATTTGGTTTCTCAAGGAATTGATCTGCCTGCGACAGAAAATTTGAAATATTTTTTATACCGCGGAAAAAGCTCAGCAACCGATGAAGACGTTGAAAGGTTCACTCAAATGGATGATAATGACGTTATTCAGGCCATGAAATCTTGGCAAAATTCTGATGATATTATTCTTTCTTATTGGTGTAAATGCGTGATACAGAGAAACCTGCCTAAAACAATTATCTCTTCTCATCCGTTTGATCCGAAATTTATTGAAGAAAAAATAAAAAACACGAACGAATTTTTCGGAATTGATAACGGGGAAGACCTAGTACACGAGATCAAGAGAAAATTGTTGCCTTATGACACAGAAAAGCAACCAATTTATTTATTACAGAAAAGTGGGGTCAAATTAAGGCTAGACGAGTCGGAAGACCAGCTTTTATCGGGGTTGATCGTAAATAAAACCACAAGATATATCCTCACTTTTCCACGAGATATGTCTAACTGA
- the lpxA gene encoding acyl-ACP--UDP-N-acetylglucosamine O-acyltransferase, which yields MIHQLAAVDKRAKISKNVIVEPFTTIAGDVEIGEGTWIGPNVTIMDGARIGKNCRIFPGTVISAIPQDLKFDGEDTQTIIGDNTTLRECVTVNRGTKALGYTKVGDNCLIMATSHVAHDCIIGNNVIIANGCGIAGHVEIGDFTVMGGLSAVQQFGKIGKHVMISGGSLIRKDIPPYIKVGREPISYAGINSVGLRRRGFNNEKIFEIQKIYRYFFQMKMNVTQALNHIEKDMLPTAERDEILEFIKNSPRGIVKGYGTGKDSN from the coding sequence ATGATTCATCAATTAGCAGCCGTTGATAAACGTGCAAAAATCAGCAAAAATGTTATTGTAGAACCATTTACTACAATAGCAGGGGATGTAGAGATCGGAGAAGGAACTTGGATTGGCCCTAATGTTACCATCATGGATGGTGCCAGAATAGGTAAAAACTGTAGAATATTTCCGGGAACGGTAATTTCTGCGATCCCTCAGGATTTAAAATTTGATGGTGAAGATACCCAGACAATTATTGGTGATAACACAACTTTAAGAGAATGTGTAACCGTGAATAGAGGGACAAAAGCTTTAGGATATACAAAAGTAGGAGATAATTGCCTTATTATGGCAACTTCGCATGTCGCCCACGATTGTATAATTGGTAATAATGTAATTATTGCTAACGGTTGTGGAATTGCAGGACACGTTGAAATTGGTGACTTTACAGTAATGGGTGGTCTTTCTGCGGTACAGCAGTTTGGTAAGATTGGTAAACATGTGATGATTTCAGGTGGTTCTTTGATTAGAAAAGATATTCCACCCTATATAAAAGTAGGTAGAGAACCTATTTCTTATGCAGGAATCAACTCTGTTGGTTTACGAAGAAGAGGTTTTAACAACGAGAAAATTTTTGAAATTCAAAAGATTTACAGATATTTCTTTCAGATGAAAATGAATGTTACGCAAGCGCTAAATCATATTGAAAAAGATATGCTTCCAACGGCAGAAAGAGATGAAATTTTAGAATTTATAAAAAATTCCCCAAGAGGTATTGTAAAAGGATACGGAACTGGAAAAGATAGTAATTAG
- a CDS encoding bifunctional UDP-3-O-[3-hydroxymyristoyl] N-acetylglucosamine deacetylase/3-hydroxyacyl-ACP dehydratase: MSDMQKTLQEEVTLSGIGLHTGKEVKLTIKPAKENTGFVFVRTDLEGHPQVEADVNYVVATERGTTLEKLGVKINTCEHLLAALVGCDIDNAMLEMDASEPPILDGSSKFFVEAIESVGIVEQGIAREYLVVKEVLSYSDPATGSEITIIPSDNYEITTMVDFGTKVLGTQNATLKNISDFKEEISSARTFSFLHELEMLLDHGLIKGGDISNAIVYVDKDLTPETTEKLKKAFGKDKVSIRPNGILDNLTLNYPNEAARHKLLDVIGDLALAGVKIKGKVIANKPGHFVNTQFAKKLNRQWKLQKKKNVPDFDLTKEPVFDINGIMKLMPHRPPFLLIDKILELSDSHVVGLKNVTMNEPFFVGHFPKEPVMPGVLQVEALAQTGGILVLASVPDPENYSTYFIKIDKVKFKRKVVPGDTMIFKIELIEPIRRGIVHMQGYGYVGDTVAVEAELMAQVAKNKVD, encoded by the coding sequence ATGAGTGATATGCAAAAAACACTTCAGGAAGAGGTAACACTTTCCGGAATTGGCCTTCATACTGGTAAAGAAGTAAAATTGACCATAAAACCTGCTAAAGAAAATACAGGTTTCGTTTTTGTGAGAACAGATTTAGAGGGTCATCCTCAGGTCGAAGCTGATGTAAACTATGTTGTAGCGACAGAAAGAGGAACGACATTAGAGAAATTAGGAGTTAAAATTAACACTTGTGAACATCTTTTGGCAGCTTTAGTTGGTTGTGATATTGATAACGCAATGCTGGAAATGGATGCTTCTGAACCTCCAATTTTAGATGGTTCTTCAAAGTTTTTTGTAGAAGCTATTGAAAGTGTAGGAATCGTAGAACAAGGTATTGCCAGAGAATATTTGGTGGTAAAAGAAGTTCTTAGCTATAGCGATCCGGCAACGGGTTCAGAAATTACAATTATTCCTTCAGATAATTACGAAATTACTACAATGGTGGATTTTGGGACTAAAGTTTTAGGTACTCAAAATGCTACTCTTAAAAATATTTCAGATTTTAAAGAAGAGATTTCATCTGCTAGAACGTTCAGCTTTTTACATGAATTAGAAATGCTTTTAGATCACGGTTTGATCAAAGGTGGAGATATTTCTAACGCGATCGTTTATGTAGACAAAGATCTTACTCCTGAAACTACAGAAAAATTAAAGAAAGCTTTTGGTAAAGACAAAGTGTCTATCAGACCAAACGGCATTCTTGATAATCTTACTTTAAATTATCCTAACGAAGCTGCAAGACACAAATTACTTGATGTAATCGGTGATTTGGCTTTGGCTGGAGTGAAAATAAAAGGAAAAGTTATTGCTAATAAACCAGGACATTTTGTAAATACTCAATTTGCTAAAAAATTGAACCGTCAGTGGAAATTACAAAAGAAAAAAAATGTTCCTGATTTTGATTTAACGAAAGAACCTGTGTTCGATATCAACGGAATTATGAAGTTGATGCCTCACAGACCTCCATTTTTATTGATTGATAAAATCTTAGAATTGTCAGATTCTCACGTGGTAGGTTTGAAGAATGTTACAATGAACGAACCTTTCTTCGTTGGACATTTTCCTAAAGAGCCTGTAATGCCAGGAGTTTTACAAGTGGAAGCGTTGGCACAAACAGGAGGTATCTTAGTATTGGCAAGCGTTCCGGATCCTGAAAATTACTCTACTTATTTCATTAAAATTGATAAAGTAAAATTCAAGAGAAAAGTAGTTCCCGGTGATACTATGATTTTCAAAATTGAATTGATAGAGCCTATCAGAAGAGGTATTGTTCATATGCAGGGATACGGATATGTGGGAGATACTGTAGCAGTAGAAGCAGAATTAATGGCTCAAGTTGCAAAAAATAAAGTTGATTAA
- the sucD gene encoding succinate--CoA ligase subunit alpha, producing the protein MSILVNKDSKVIVQGFTGNEGTFHAGQMIEYGTNVVGGVTPGKGGSEHLGKPVFNTVADAVEKAGANVSIIFVPPAFAADAIMEAAEAGIKVIVCITEGIPVADMVKVKSYIADRDCRLIGPNCPGIITSEEAKIGIMPGFVFKKGKVGIVSKSGTLTYEAADQVVKAGYGVSTAIGIGGDPIIGTTTREALELFINDPETEAVVMIGEIGGGLEAEAARWYKASGSTKPVVGFIAGQTAPKGRTMGHAGAIVGGDEDTAQAKMEIMRENGINVVDSPADIGATVAKILA; encoded by the coding sequence ATGTCAATTTTAGTAAACAAAGATTCTAAAGTAATTGTACAAGGATTTACAGGTAACGAAGGTACTTTCCACGCAGGTCAGATGATCGAATATGGAACAAACGTAGTAGGTGGTGTTACTCCAGGAAAAGGAGGTAGCGAGCACTTAGGAAAGCCTGTATTTAATACTGTTGCTGATGCTGTTGAAAAAGCTGGAGCAAACGTAAGTATCATTTTTGTACCACCTGCATTTGCTGCAGATGCTATCATGGAAGCTGCTGAAGCTGGAATTAAAGTGATCGTATGTATTACTGAAGGTATTCCTGTAGCAGACATGGTAAAAGTAAAATCTTACATTGCAGACAGAGATTGTAGATTGATCGGACCAAACTGCCCGGGAATCATTACTTCTGAAGAAGCTAAAATTGGTATTATGCCAGGTTTCGTTTTCAAAAAAGGAAAAGTAGGTATCGTTTCTAAGTCAGGAACTCTTACGTATGAAGCTGCTGACCAAGTTGTAAAAGCTGGTTATGGTGTTTCTACGGCTATCGGTATTGGTGGTGACCCAATTATTGGAACTACTACAAGAGAAGCGTTAGAGTTATTCATCAACGACCCAGAAACTGAAGCTGTTGTTATGATCGGTGAGATCGGTGGTGGTCTTGAAGCTGAAGCTGCAAGATGGTACAAAGCTAGTGGATCTACTAAGCCGGTTGTAGGATTTATCGCTGGACAAACTGCTCCTAAAGGAAGAACTATGGGACACGCTGGTGCAATCGTAGGTGGTGATGAAGATACTGCTCAGGCAAAAATGGAGATTATGAGAGAAAATGGAATCAACGTTGTAGATTCTCCAGCTGATATCGGTGCAACTGTAGCGAAAATTTTAGCTTAA
- the lpxD gene encoding UDP-3-O-(3-hydroxymyristoyl)glucosamine N-acyltransferase, whose product MEFTASQIASFIDGKIIGDEHARITGVSPIENGESGHLSFVAQERFSHYLDTSRCSVLIVSEDIITKDNYNPTIIAVKDAYLAFQVLMNLYQEMQGRKEGVEDGSSIHETAVIGEKAYIGAFTYISDKAKIGEGSQIYPHVYIGKGVKIGKNCKIDSGARIYDYCIVGDNCVIHSNTVIGGDGFGFQPTPDGFKKIPQLGNVIIEDDVEIGSNCSIDRATIGSTIIGKGTKIDNLIQIAHNVKIGQNNVIAAQAGIAGSTTIGNWNQIGGQVGIVGHIKIGDQVKIQAQSGVNSSVNDKETVYGSPAISYNDYLRSYVHFRNLPEIVKRINNLENTSKDHTNE is encoded by the coding sequence ATGGAATTTACAGCTTCGCAAATTGCAAGTTTTATCGACGGAAAAATAATAGGTGATGAACACGCACGTATTACTGGAGTTTCACCCATTGAGAATGGGGAATCAGGACATCTTTCTTTTGTAGCACAAGAGAGATTTTCCCACTATTTGGACACTTCACGATGCTCCGTTCTTATTGTTTCTGAAGATATTATAACTAAAGATAATTATAATCCTACCATCATTGCCGTAAAAGATGCTTATCTTGCCTTCCAGGTTTTAATGAATCTGTATCAGGAAATGCAGGGAAGAAAAGAAGGGGTCGAAGACGGCTCTTCTATTCATGAAACAGCTGTTATTGGCGAAAAAGCCTATATCGGTGCGTTTACCTACATCTCAGATAAAGCAAAAATTGGTGAAGGTTCACAAATTTATCCTCATGTTTACATTGGTAAAGGTGTAAAAATTGGTAAAAACTGTAAAATAGACAGTGGTGCCAGAATTTACGATTACTGTATTGTTGGAGATAATTGTGTGATTCATTCAAATACTGTGATTGGCGGAGATGGGTTTGGTTTTCAGCCTACTCCTGACGGATTCAAAAAAATCCCTCAGTTGGGTAATGTGATTATCGAAGATGATGTTGAAATTGGTTCTAACTGTAGTATCGATAGAGCTACCATCGGATCTACCATTATTGGAAAGGGGACTAAAATAGATAACCTTATCCAGATTGCCCACAATGTAAAAATTGGTCAGAACAATGTAATTGCAGCACAAGCGGGAATTGCAGGATCTACTACTATTGGCAACTGGAACCAGATCGGAGGTCAGGTGGGGATCGTAGGGCATATTAAAATAGGAGATCAGGTGAAGATTCAGGCTCAAAGTGGTGTGAATTCTAGCGTAAATGATAAAGAAACTGTTTACGGATCACCTGCGATAAGTTATAATGATTACCTTAGAAGCTATGTACATTTCAGGAATTTACCTGAAATCGTAAAACGAATAAATAATCTTGAGAATACCTCAAAAGATCATACTAATGAGTGA
- a CDS encoding LpxD N-terminal domain-containing protein → MTFHQPQKLKTIADLIGSKFIGSEDFEVLGTNEIHMVRPGDIVFVNHPKYYDKALNSAATIILIDKEVECPEGKALLVSEDPFGDFNKINTHFTRIYNFTEELHDVEIGEGTKIHRTAVIGNNVTIGKNTLIFPNVVIGDRTVIGDNVIIQSNTVLGGDAFYYRKLNGNFDRLISVGNVVIENNVEIGNGCTIDRGVTDSTVIGEGSVLDNQIQIGHDTVIGKKCLIASQVGIAGCCVIGNEVTLWGQVGMASGNKIADGSVILGKTGVNRDLEKGTYIGMFAEDFKTYLKKEVKLRNLK, encoded by the coding sequence ATGACGTTTCATCAACCACAAAAACTGAAAACTATTGCTGATCTTATCGGATCAAAATTCATCGGTTCTGAAGACTTTGAAGTATTAGGAACGAATGAAATTCACATGGTGAGACCGGGGGATATAGTTTTCGTAAATCATCCAAAATATTACGATAAAGCTTTAAATTCAGCAGCAACAATTATTTTAATTGATAAAGAAGTTGAATGTCCGGAAGGTAAAGCGCTTTTAGTTTCCGAAGATCCTTTCGGAGATTTTAATAAGATCAATACTCATTTTACGAGAATATATAACTTCACAGAAGAACTTCACGATGTTGAAATCGGAGAAGGAACAAAAATTCACCGTACAGCTGTTATCGGAAATAATGTTACTATTGGAAAAAATACACTTATTTTTCCTAATGTTGTCATTGGTGACAGAACTGTGATTGGTGACAATGTAATTATTCAATCAAATACAGTTTTAGGTGGTGATGCTTTTTATTACAGAAAATTAAACGGGAATTTCGACCGTCTGATTTCTGTAGGAAATGTTGTCATCGAAAATAATGTAGAAATCGGAAACGGCTGTACGATCGACCGTGGTGTTACAGATTCTACTGTTATTGGAGAAGGTTCTGTTTTAGATAATCAAATTCAGATCGGTCATGATACCGTGATTGGTAAAAAATGTTTAATTGCTTCACAAGTAGGAATCGCAGGATGCTGTGTGATAGGAAATGAAGTAACATTATGGGGACAGGTTGGCATGGCTTCCGGGAACAAAATTGCTGATGGATCTGTAATTCTCGGCAAAACCGGAGTCAACAGAGATCTTGAAAAAGGTACTTATATCGGAATGTTTGCAGAAGATTTTAAAACTTATTTGAAAAAAGAGGTAAAACTGAGAAATCTCAAATAA
- the efp gene encoding elongation factor P has translation MATSNDIKKGLCIEFSNDIFKVIEFMHVKPGKGPAFVRTKLKSVTNGKVLDNTFSAGHKIDEVKVITRKFQYLYDDENGFHFMNNDDFSQLYLDKEMIENSNLMKAGEEVTIILKEADETPLSAELPQSVYLEVIEADPGVKGNTATNALKNAIVETGARVMVPLFIEAGDKIKVSTEDGSYLERVKE, from the coding sequence ATGGCAACAAGTAACGATATAAAAAAAGGCCTTTGTATAGAATTCAGCAACGATATTTTTAAAGTAATTGAATTTATGCACGTAAAGCCAGGAAAAGGACCAGCTTTCGTTAGAACAAAACTAAAATCAGTAACCAACGGAAAAGTTCTTGATAATACTTTCTCTGCAGGTCACAAAATTGATGAGGTAAAAGTAATTACAAGAAAATTCCAATATCTTTATGATGATGAGAATGGATTCCACTTCATGAATAATGATGATTTCTCTCAGCTTTATCTTGATAAAGAAATGATTGAAAACTCTAATTTGATGAAAGCAGGTGAAGAAGTTACCATCATTTTAAAGGAAGCTGATGAGACGCCTTTGTCTGCAGAACTTCCTCAATCTGTTTACTTAGAAGTTATCGAAGCTGATCCGGGAGTAAAAGGAAACACTGCTACCAACGCTCTTAAAAACGCTATCGTTGAAACAGGAGCAAGAGTAATGGTTCCTCTGTTCATTGAAGCAGGAGACAAAATCAAAGTGAGTACAGAAGATGGTTCTTACTTAGAAAGAGTAAAAGAATAA